Within the Enterococcus hirae ATCC 9790 genome, the region TTAGTCGTTTTAAGTTGGAATAAAGGGTATGTTGAGCTAGGCGCACAAAACTCTGATGGCTCGATTTCAGCAGTGTTCAACTCGAAACAACCGATTAAACAAACGGGAACATTCCCTATCTCAAGCATTCTTGCAATTGGATGTTTAATGATGACTGCGACAGGTGCATTCATCGTAGGAAAGAAAGTCAAACTTGCATAAAAAAAGAAAAATTAAAAAGAATAGGCGGAATGATTTTTACCCCTATCTTTTTTTGATCATGGGTTATTCGCTAATGTATATTATTGGGCGACCTGTCATTCAGTTTACGACTTCTTCCTTACGATTGTTTCTGCTTTCGGATATTCCAAAATATGAAAAAAAGACACAACCATCAGCTAAAGGTATGTCAACTAGTGAGTTAGAAGAAAAACGGAAAACAATTGAGTTGGAAGGAGAGAATATTCCCTCCAGTAAAATCGATTATCCAAGAAGCGGGTATCAATATGGACAGGTTGATGTTGCTTCTGTAAATTTGAATGTGCCCTTATATTATGGAGACTCAGATGATATTTTACGAGAGGGTGCTGGACAATACATGGGGTCTGTGTATCCAGGTGAACATGGGACTACATTGATTGGTGGGCATAATAGTAGTGAATTTGGAAAATTAAGTGCTGTCAAAATTACGGATAAGATTAACATTTCCACTAGTTATGGTGAGTATGTTTACCAAGTATACGAAACAAAGATTTTAGATAAAAATGCGAAATTGATTAGTCAACTTCTAGTTCAAAAACAGCAAGGAAAACTGATTTTGTATACTTGTTATCCAGTCGATAGTATTGGAATGACGGATCAAAGATTATTTATTCTAGGCGATCTCATTAAGGGGCCAATGATCCAACCAGATAAATAATGAATTGAAAAATTGCGCTACTCATGTGTTAAGCAAAACGCTTTGAAAAGAGGTGGATTTACCAAAAAAGAATCAAATGATCAATCGAATAATCGCTTGTTTGGCTCACTAAAAATGAAGTTAGTGGATAAAAAATTTCGAAGTGGGGCAATTTAAGCTGCAATGAGTTTGTGAAATTTTATGGTCTTTTCTTACATTTGGTAAAAATAGTTATGAAAAAAAGAAAACAATGGCGAAAAGTGCCAAAAATGATTCTTGCTTTTATCTGTTCGCTTAGTTTATTTGCAATTTTTGTCTTGGGCATTCTTAAGATTACTTTATTCAATCAAAATTTTATGATCCGTGCAGTGGAATCCTCACATTATGGGAAAACGATCACTAAAGAGATCAATCACACAATTGCTGATGTAGGAAGAGGTGCCAATATCTCCCAAAAATGGTTGAATCAGACAGTTTCAGAAAGCTTAGTAAATGATAATATCAAACAATATATTCATAGTATCTATGCTGGCTCAACCTTTCAATTAGAAGGGGAGAAGCAAATAGAAGAGACAGTCCAAAGCCAATTAGAAAGTTATGGAAAAGAAAAGAATTACCCAAGAAATGCAGAATTTGAAACCACAGTAAATAAACTAAAAAAAGTGAGTATTGAAACAGTTCGGCGTGATATCGAAATCCCTTATTTTGCGTTATACGGCAAAAAAATAATGGCTTATACATCCACCCTTAACCTGTTGCTCATTTTTGCAGTCGCTTTTTTTGGAATCTTATTTTCCGCAATCATTTCGCTTAACAAACCCTTCTTTCATTTAATTATCCGTTACCTTGCTTATGTGATCGGTGGAGCTGGATTAATGGTAGGGGCTTTACCGACCTATTTGTATGTAACTCGATTGATTGAACGATTGGGTATTCATTCTGAAGCTCTATACTTATTTTTAACGACTTATTTGAAAAATTTTCTCTTTATGTTTATGAAATTTGGTCTTTTCAGTATCCTGTTGAGCTTGTTCCTATTTGGTGTAAGTGAGTTTTTCAGAAAGAAAATAGTTCGACGTGAAAAATAGAATAGAAAGGGGCGAAAAGATGGAAGCGGTTATTAATTTGAATGAGATTCTAAGCTGGTTAAAAAAGCGGATACTGTTGATTATTTGTACATTGATCGGCGGTTTCGCCGTTGCGACTGGAATAACTTATTTTGTTATTACACCAACATACAGTTCATCGGCTGAATTGATCGTTCAATCGAAAAACGAAATCGTCAACCATAATTTACAATCAGAAGTACATGCAAATGTACTCTTGATTAATACATATAAAGACATGATTTTAGGAGATATCGTACTTAATGAAGCAACCGAATACTTAGAAAATAAATTTGCTTATTACTTAACGAAAGATCAATTGAGAAAGAATATTCAGATTATTCAATCTTCAGATTCACAAATGTTCCATATCAAGGTGATGTCAGATGAAGCTGAAAAAGCTGCGAATATAGCAAATGTTCTTGCTTATACTTTTGAAGAAAAAGTAAAAGAAGTTTTAGACGTAAATAAAGTAACGATCACATCAATTGCGCAAGCAAATCAGCTACCGGTTTCACCCAATAAACGGTTGAATCTTTTTCTTGGTGCATTTTTAGGTTTACTTCTAGGGATCGGGATGGCTGTCTTGTTAGAAATATTGGATAAAACAGTAAAGGATGAGCATTTTCTCGCAACGATGGGGTATCCAGTCTTAGGGATAATTAGTGAAATGAGTAATAAGGAAATTGAAAGTGGGCAATCGATTCAACTCACAACTTACTCTCGACAAGGCACTCATACACATAGACAACGAGCGCGTACACATCTAAGCAGAGAAAATCGGTTCACACGAAAATAGATGAGGAGACTAATACGTGAAAAATAATATGAAAAAAAAGGGTGTTCCTCTGATTAGTGCTAGTAAACAATCGTCCATGATCTCTGAACAGTATCGAACGGTTCGATCAAATATCCAATTTAGCTCATTTGATCAGGATATAAAGACAATCGTCGTTACTTCAGCAGGTCCAGAGGAAGGGAAGTCAACTGTTTCAGCGAATCTAGCGATTGTTTTTGCAAATAGCGGGAAGAAAACACTCCTAATTGATGCAGATTTAAGAAAGCCAAGTGTAGAAAGTACATTTCGTTCAACCTCGAACAGTGACGGACTAACTAACCTGTTAAAAAAAGAAATGAATCAGCTTTCGTATTCATTCATGAAACAAATATTGCACATTTGTGGACAATGACCAGTGGACCAAAACCTCCCAATCCTTCTGAATTACTCGAGTCAAGCCGAATGAATGAAATCATTGATGAATTAAGCGTAAATTTTGATTTGATCATTTTTGATTTACCGCCTGTTGTGCCTGTGACGGATGCACAGATACTAGCTTCAAAAACAGATGGTACAATCATTGTCGTGAGAGAACGAAAAACGCTAAAGCAAGAATTGTTCAAAGCAAAGGAACTATTGACGATCGCTCAGGCAAATATCTTAGGGATTGTCTATAATGGAGTAAAGAAGTCGAAAGATATCAACTACTATTATTGAGGTAGTAGATGGTGTGTTAAAATGATTGAAAGAAAATGTTGATCAAGATCGTGCATATCAAGTACTAAAGAAGGTGATTTATTGATTAAACCAACTAGAAAAATCAAAGCGATTAGTTTGGTGCTACTCGATAGTTTTCTGATCATACTTGCTAATTACATCAGTTTTATATTTATGGTTCCATTTGTTATCATCAATAGAGATTATTTGGCAATAACACTCATTTCATCAGTTGTTTGTTATCTGTTCTATGGTGGGATCTTTAAAGTATTTACAAGAATCAATCGTTATACGAATCTTAATGAGTTGTTAGGGATCTTTGCGGCACTCACTTTTATGTTATTTTCAATTTTTCCTTTGTTTTACTTGTTTAACCAGGAGCTCATGTACCAGATTAGTTTGCGATTAGTTGTTTTTTCTTACATAATGGCACTTTTATTGGTTGCTAGTAGTCGGTTAGGCTGGCGGGTCTGGGTTGAATTGAAAAATAAAAATGGTCGTTCGAATGAAAAAAAAGTACGAATCTTGATCATTGGTGCTGGAGATGGTGGACAATTACTGTATCAAAGTTTTTTAGGTTCTCAAATTGTGAATAATATTGAAGTTGTGGGCTTTGTCGATGATGATTGTAACAAATGGGGAACTTATCTTTTAGGTAAAAAAGTACTGGGAAATACCCGTGAAATAAATCAATTGATCCAGACGTTCCGTATCAATATGGTTACGATAGCGATTCCTTCGTTACCAAAAAAGAAGATCCAACAGCTTGTTCAATCCATTGAAAATAAGAATATCAAGGTAAATATGGTTCCCTCTTTTGAAGAAGTAGCTACCGGAAAAATCAATGTTTCGCAATTAAAAGAAGTAGATGTGATCGATCTATTAGGAAGAGAGGAAGTTTCCCTTGACCTAGAAAGTATCAGCCATCAATTAGAAGGACAAACGATTTTAGTAACTGGGGCTGGGGGCTCGATTGGTTCAGAGATTTGTCGGCAAGTTTTGGCATTTGAACCAGCAAAGTTGATTTTACTTGGACATGGAGAAAATTCGATTTATTCGATTCATCGAGAACTAACTACATTAGATCCTCAGAGGAAAGTAGAGATTCTACCAATCATTGCTGATATTCAAGATAGAGAACGCATCTTTTATTTGATGGAAAAATACCATCCCACGATTGTTTATCATGCAGCCGCACATAAACACGTTCCGCTGATGGAATATAATCCCACAGAAGCAATTAAGAATAATATTAACGGAACAAAAAATGTGGCGGAAGCAGCTAAAAAAAATCATGTTAAGAACTTTGTGATGATTTCTTCTGATAAAGCAAATCGCCCGCCAAATGTGATGGGAGCAACAAAAAGAATCGCAGAAATGTTAATCACAAGTCTGAACCAATCTGGTGAGACCAAGTTTTCGGCTGTCCGTTTCGGGAATGTACTTGGGTCTAGAGGTAGTGTTATTCCACTGTTTAAAGAACAGATTTTAAGAGGGGGACCGATCATTGTCACCGATTTTCGGATGACCCGCTACTTCATGACGATCCCTGAAGCGAGCAGATTAGTTATTCAATCAGGTGCATTGGCTAAGGGAGGAGAAATTTTTGTTTTGGATATGGATAAGCCAATCAAGATCGTGGATCTAGCTAAGAATATGATCCATTTGAGTGGTTATACAGAAGATATCGAGATTGTTGAAACAGGGATACGTCCTGGGGAAAAATTATATGAAGAATTGCTATTAGAAAAAGAAAAGAAAGAAACGCAAATTTTTGAGAAGATTTTTGTTGGGGACATTAAAGGCTTTTCTTTAAAAGAAGTCACCCAGCTAATTGAACAGTTACCAGAAGATGAAAGCGAAGCAGCCAAGAAAGTTATAGCGTTTGCAAATGCTTCTAATGAATGAAGGAAAGATAGAAATGATGATTGGAAAAATAAATCAATCAGTGAATTTTTGCTGTTAAAGGCACACGGGGAGATAGAAAATGAAAACAATTGAAGCAAATGGGTACTCATCAATTGATGAATTAACGAAAAGCAACCAAAAAATTTTAGGAAGGTTATTTTACCTATTGGGATTTACACTCTGTATTTCGCGTGTTTTTTTCGGGATCAATATGTCAATAAGTGATGTATTTATGGTGCTATTAGTTGGCTACCTTCTACTAATGAAAAAAGTGGTGTTCAGTAAACAATTAGTACTATTTTTTATTGGGGTTATTTGTTGGCGGTTATTGTCCACGATATTGTTAAGTTCATGGGTGGATACTTCTGTTTCGCTTTTTTCAGTCATCATGACGGGACAAAAATTTTTCGTCAATCTCCTTTATTTGATTCTAACGATCTCGATCCTTCATATAAATCCAGAGTTGAAAAAAGATTTTTTATCTGGGGTAAAAGTCGGAACACTTTTTTTTGGCTGTCTTAGTATGTTCATTTTTCTAGTAGCTCCAGCAAGTTTGAAATCATTTGTTTTGTTCGGTGATCTACGTTTGAAAGGATTCATGAATGATCCTAACTATTTTGCTTATCTTCAAACATGTGGCTACTGTATCTGGTACTTAAGACCATTTAAAGGTAAGTGGAAGAACCTGATTGCATTCATGGGTTATACATTCTGTATTTTGTTATCTGCTTCCAAAACAGGCGTTGTAGCGTTTTTAGTAATCAATTTGTTATTTCTAATTCAAAAATTATTTAGGAAAAATATCAACGTCAAACATCTTGTAATGACAATCATGACAGCGAGTGTATTGATTATCGGTACGCATTTTCTTTTTGCTGATTATGTAAGTAATTTAATTGCACGTTTTCTTTCCATTCCGCAATTTGTCCGATTTGAGGGAGTCTTCACTAATTTTTATGGCGCAATCGTTGCTGGAGGTTCCGGTAGAACAGAAGCTTGGAAAACAGCACAACTTTTGTTAACGCGGACTCATTTCATGGGTATCGGTTTCGTTGACTACTCTTCAGTTGCTTTATCAGTTAGTGGAAGCCCGACGATTGCTCATAATACTTTTTTACAAATAGCTGTTGAATGGGGAATAGTCCCAGCAATGATGGGAATGTTGTTGGTATTTGGTCAGTTTGTCAGAAAATTATTGCTGAAAAAATGGTTGCTGTGTCTCTTAATATTAGCGAATATTATTTTTTCTTTTAGTATTTCTTTACAAAATTCACGATTACTATGGATCTTAGTAGGTTTACTCGTTGTGAAAGAACAGGGATCTCTAGTAAATGGAAAAAAGGAGCAGTCAAATGATTAGTGTGATTATTCCCACTTTCAATGCAGAAAAATCGATTGAGCGAGCAGTCAATTCTGTACTAAGACAAAGCTATCAAGATTTTGAAATCATTATTGTCGATGATCGATCAACAGATCATACTTGGGAACTTTTAACGAAATTAAAAAAACAAGATCAACGTATCAGAATCTATCAAAACGCTAGAAATTCTAAAAGTGCTTATACTCGCAACCAGGCAATCAAACATGCACGGGGGAACTACATTATGCAACTAGATGACGATGATTATTGTCACGTGGAACGTATGGCAAAGCAAGTAGCGTTTTTAGAGGCTCATCCAGAATTTGGTTTTGTTGGCAGTAATGCCTATTTATGGGACCAAGAGGGTGTCTATGGTGAACGGGTGGTCAAAGAACGACCTGAAATAAAAGATCTCTTGAAAACGAGTCCGTTCATCAATCCATCGGCTATGTTTAGAAAACACATCTTAGAATCTGTAGCGGGTTATCGAGTTTCAAAAGATACTGTTAGAGGACAAGATTATGACCTATATATGCGGTTATATGCGAAGGGACACAAAGGTTATAATTTACAAGAAAACTTAGTTTATTACTATCAAGATAAAGAGTATTATAAAAAAATTCCTGGAAAAATCGCCTTGGGGAAAGTCGGTTGAAATATCGTAATTTCAAAGAATTACAGGTTGCTAAAGTTCATTATCTGTATGTCTTGAAACCACTAATAGCGATAATGATTCCTAGACACCTCCTATTTTGGCATCAGCACCGCAAACAAGGATGAAAAGGTTTCTTTGTCTCCTTTACAAATAAATCAGGCTTAGACAAAAAATAAAACATACTAAGATAAGGGCAGCCTCATCTTAGTATGTTTTTTTATTCTCTTAAAGCAGGCGTCACAGCAGTTTTACAAAAAGTAAACCGTTTCTTTTGGTAATCTAATAAACCAGAATCTTTTAACTGTTTGATTACTTGTCCAGCAGTCTCTCTCGTTGTCCCACTATTAACCGCTAATTCTTTTAGTGTGATAGGGTATGGAATTTCGACATGGCCATCTGTGGTTGGTATGCCAAGCTCTTCTTTTAAAATGAATAAGTTTTGTTTCACTCGATCAAAAGCGCTAGAAGTTAAACCGATCTGTATCCGCAGTTCGTGCATCGCTACTACTTTTGAGATTTTATGGATCATATAGAGTAATTGTTTTGGATTGTTTTTCGCAATTTTTTCATAACAAGATACTGGGAAAGAGAAAGTTTCGATGTCTGTCATTGCTTGAGCAGTGTATGAATAAATTCCTTCTTCAAAAATACCAGACATTGGGAAAAGGTTATTTGGATTGACATAATCATAATAATAATAAGTAGCACTTTCATCATATCGTTCTAGACGAACCAATCCTGATGTTAAAATGTAGAGACGTTGTCGTTCATCTCCTTCATCAAATAAAATTTGTCCTTTTTTATAAGAACGAAGGATCGTATGCTCTTTAATGAGCTCAAATTCCTCGTCAGTAAAGTTTTCAAAATCAGGTTGATAGCGTAACTTTGAAAAATGATAATCAATTCTATTTATACGCATAAAACTCCCACTCCTTACTTTCAGCTACATACTATATTGTGACTGGTTTTGGCTTAAATGTAAAGTTTTAACCTAGAAGAAAAATCATGGTTAAAAAAGCAATTTTATTCTTTGTGATCAGTCTTTTTTGTTATTATGAATAATTTATACGGATAGATTGCATAATTCTTTTTAATGATTGGTATTTTTGTATAAAAAACACAATTATTACATAAAGCAAGCGCTATCAACCTTGTGAAATATCGAAAAAGAAAATATTCAAAAATAATTTTTTAATGAATAAATATTTTTTTGAGAGAGTTTTCAGTATAAAAAAAGTGATAAAAGTTAATAAAAAATGTAAAAACGTTTATTTATTTAATTGTCTTCTAATAATGTGAAATTGCTCTCGTTTTAGATGAGAAGAAATTATGAAAGTGGTTACAAAAAGGCGGTATTCTATGTATGTAATCAAAACGAAGGAGGCAACACAACATGGATAAACCTATTCACGTTTTCTCTGAGATAGGGAAGTTAAAGACAGTTTTATTGAAACGACCTGGACAAGAAGTGGAAAATTTAACACCAGATATTATGGACCGTCTGTTGTTTGATGATATTCCATATCTGCCAATCGCACAAGAAGAGCATGACTATTTTGCAAAGACATTGCAAGATGAAGGCGTCGAAACTTTATATCTAGAAAAATTAGCTGCAGAAGCAATTGATGCCGGCAATGTCAAAGAACAATTTTTAAATAAAATGTTAGACGAATCCCACATTGCATCTTCTGCTGTAAGAGATGGTCTTCATGAGTTCCTTCTATCAATGGAAACCCAAGAAATGGTAGATAAAATTATGGCGGGTGTCCGCACGAAAGATATTTCAGTTCGTTCAAACAGTCTGTATGATCTTTCTTCAGATGACGACTATCCATTCTATATGGACCCAATGCCAAACCTTTACTTTACACGTGATCCTTCCGCATCAATGGGAAATGGGATGACTGTTAACATGATGACATTTGAAGCACGTCGTCGTGAATCAATGTTTACTGAATACATCTTGAAACATCACCCACGTTTTGCGAACAAAGGGGTTGAAGTATGGTTAGATCGTGAAAACCCTGATCACATCGAAGGTGGAGATGAATTAATCCTAAGTGACAAAGTCGTCGCTGTAGGTATCTCACAACGAACAAGCGCTAAAGCAATCGAAAAATTAGCACGTAATTTATTTGCTAAACATGCAGGCTTTGAAAAAGTCCTAGCAATCAAGATTCCTAACAATCGAGCAATGATGCATTTAGATACTGTGTTTACCATGGTTGACCATGATAAATTCACGATCCATCCAGCAATCCAAAGTAAAGAAGGAAAAATGGATGTCTTTACGATCGAACAAGCAGGCGATGATATCAAGATCGCTCATTCAGATGACTTACAAGCGTCATTAAAAGCTGCGTTAGGTTTGGATGATTTAGTCTTGATCCCAACTGGTAATGGTGATGCGATCGTTGCTCCTCGTGAACAATGGAATGATGGTTCTAACACCCTGGCAATCGCACCAGGTGTTGTCGTAACGTACAACCGTAACTATGTATCCAATGAATTATTACGTAGCTATGGCATCAAAGTATTGGAAATCAATTCAAGTGAGTTGTCACGCGGTCGTGGTGGTCCACGCTGCATGAGCCAACCATTAGTACGTGAAGATTTAAAATAATATGAATGCTAGTGGCAGTCTAACTGTCAGCTGCCACTAGATTTCCTCTTTAAAACAAAAACAAACAACCTAAAGGAGAATTTTAGTTATGAAAGAGTCAGTATTTCAAGGAAGAAGTTTATTAGCAGAAAAAGATTTTACAAAAGAAGAATTGCAATATCTAATCGATTTTTCTGAGCACTTAAAAGATTTGAAAAAACGTGGCATTCCACATCACTACTTAGAAGGTAAAAACATTGCACTTTTATTTGAAAAAACGTCTACTCGTACACGTGCAGCTTTTACAACTGCAGCAATCGATTTAGGTGCGCATCCTGAATATCTAGGTGCCAATGATATCCAATTAGGTAAAAAAGAATCAACAGAAGATACAGCTAAAGTATTAGGTCGAATGTTTGACGGAATTGAGTTCCGCGGCTTTAGCCAAAAAATGGTGGAAGAACTAGCAGAATTTTCTGGTGTTCCAGTATGGAATGGCTTAACAGACGAATGGCATCCAACACAAATGATCGCAGATTTCTTAACAATCCAAGAAAACTTTGGAACAGTTGAAGGAATCACAGTGGCGTATTGTGGTGACGGACGTAACAACATGGCGAACTCTTTACTTGTGACTGGGGCTATTTTAGGTGCAAACATGCG harbors:
- a CDS encoding class D sortase, with translation MYIIGRPVIQFTTSSLRLFLLSDIPKYEKKTQPSAKGMSTSELEEKRKTIELEGENIPSSKIDYPRSGYQYGQVDVASVNLNVPLYYGDSDDILREGAGQYMGSVYPGEHGTTLIGGHNSSEFGKLSAVKITDKINISTSYGEYVYQVYETKILDKNAKLISQLLVQKQQGKLILYTCYPVDSIGMTDQRLFILGDLIKGPMIQPDK
- a CDS encoding YveK family protein: MEAVINLNEILSWLKKRILLIICTLIGGFAVATGITYFVITPTYSSSAELIVQSKNEIVNHNLQSEVHANVLLINTYKDMILGDIVLNEATEYLENKFAYYLTKDQLRKNIQIIQSSDSQMFHIKVMSDEAEKAANIANVLAYTFEEKVKEVLDVNKVTITSIAQANQLPVSPNKRLNLFLGAFLGLLLGIGMAVLLEILDKTVKDEHFLATMGYPVLGIISEMSNKEIESGQSIQLTTYSRQGTHTHRQRARTHLSRENRFTRK
- a CDS encoding polysaccharide biosynthesis protein — encoded protein: MIKPTRKIKAISLVLLDSFLIILANYISFIFMVPFVIINRDYLAITLISSVVCYLFYGGIFKVFTRINRYTNLNELLGIFAALTFMLFSIFPLFYLFNQELMYQISLRLVVFSYIMALLLVASSRLGWRVWVELKNKNGRSNEKKVRILIIGAGDGGQLLYQSFLGSQIVNNIEVVGFVDDDCNKWGTYLLGKKVLGNTREINQLIQTFRINMVTIAIPSLPKKKIQQLVQSIENKNIKVNMVPSFEEVATGKINVSQLKEVDVIDLLGREEVSLDLESISHQLEGQTILVTGAGGSIGSEICRQVLAFEPAKLILLGHGENSIYSIHRELTTLDPQRKVEILPIIADIQDRERIFYLMEKYHPTIVYHAAAHKHVPLMEYNPTEAIKNNINGTKNVAEAAKKNHVKNFVMISSDKANRPPNVMGATKRIAEMLITSLNQSGETKFSAVRFGNVLGSRGSVIPLFKEQILRGGPIIVTDFRMTRYFMTIPEASRLVIQSGALAKGGEIFVLDMDKPIKIVDLAKNMIHLSGYTEDIEIVETGIRPGEKLYEELLLEKEKKETQIFEKIFVGDIKGFSLKEVTQLIEQLPEDESEAAKKVIAFANASNE
- a CDS encoding O-antigen ligase family protein translates to MKTIEANGYSSIDELTKSNQKILGRLFYLLGFTLCISRVFFGINMSISDVFMVLLVGYLLLMKKVVFSKQLVLFFIGVICWRLLSTILLSSWVDTSVSLFSVIMTGQKFFVNLLYLILTISILHINPELKKDFLSGVKVGTLFFGCLSMFIFLVAPASLKSFVLFGDLRLKGFMNDPNYFAYLQTCGYCIWYLRPFKGKWKNLIAFMGYTFCILLSASKTGVVAFLVINLLFLIQKLFRKNINVKHLVMTIMTASVLIIGTHFLFADYVSNLIARFLSIPQFVRFEGVFTNFYGAIVAGGSGRTEAWKTAQLLLTRTHFMGIGFVDYSSVALSVSGSPTIAHNTFLQIAVEWGIVPAMMGMLLVFGQFVRKLLLKKWLLCLLILANIIFSFSISLQNSRLLWILVGLLVVKEQGSLVNGKKEQSND
- a CDS encoding glycosyltransferase family 2 protein, whose amino-acid sequence is MISVIIPTFNAEKSIERAVNSVLRQSYQDFEIIIVDDRSTDHTWELLTKLKKQDQRIRIYQNARNSKSAYTRNQAIKHARGNYIMQLDDDDYCHVERMAKQVAFLEAHPEFGFVGSNAYLWDQEGVYGERVVKERPEIKDLLKTSPFINPSAMFRKHILESVAGYRVSKDTVRGQDYDLYMRLYAKGHKGYNLQENLVYYYQDKEYYKKIPGKIALGKVG
- a CDS encoding Crp/Fnr family transcriptional regulator, whose amino-acid sequence is MRINRIDYHFSKLRYQPDFENFTDEEFELIKEHTILRSYKKGQILFDEGDERQRLYILTSGLVRLERYDESATYYYYDYVNPNNLFPMSGIFEEGIYSYTAQAMTDIETFSFPVSCYEKIAKNNPKQLLYMIHKISKVVAMHELRIQIGLTSSAFDRVKQNLFILKEELGIPTTDGHVEIPYPITLKELAVNSGTTRETAGQVIKQLKDSGLLDYQKKRFTFCKTAVTPALRE
- the arcA gene encoding arginine deiminase, giving the protein MDKPIHVFSEIGKLKTVLLKRPGQEVENLTPDIMDRLLFDDIPYLPIAQEEHDYFAKTLQDEGVETLYLEKLAAEAIDAGNVKEQFLNKMLDESHIASSAVRDGLHEFLLSMETQEMVDKIMAGVRTKDISVRSNSLYDLSSDDDYPFYMDPMPNLYFTRDPSASMGNGMTVNMMTFEARRRESMFTEYILKHHPRFANKGVEVWLDRENPDHIEGGDELILSDKVVAVGISQRTSAKAIEKLARNLFAKHAGFEKVLAIKIPNNRAMMHLDTVFTMVDHDKFTIHPAIQSKEGKMDVFTIEQAGDDIKIAHSDDLQASLKAALGLDDLVLIPTGNGDAIVAPREQWNDGSNTLAIAPGVVVTYNRNYVSNELLRSYGIKVLEINSSELSRGRGGPRCMSQPLVREDLK
- the argF gene encoding ornithine carbamoyltransferase; translation: MKESVFQGRSLLAEKDFTKEELQYLIDFSEHLKDLKKRGIPHHYLEGKNIALLFEKTSTRTRAAFTTAAIDLGAHPEYLGANDIQLGKKESTEDTAKVLGRMFDGIEFRGFSQKMVEELAEFSGVPVWNGLTDEWHPTQMIADFLTIQENFGTVEGITVAYCGDGRNNMANSLLVTGAILGANMRIVAPKELQPEEEIVKMAEEFAAKSGSQLMITDDVDKGVDGADVLYSDVWVSMGEEDKFEERIKLLKPYQINMEMIEKTHNTDRLIFLHCLPAFHDTNTIYGEQMKERFGITEMEVTDEVFRSKYARQFDQAENRMHSIKAIMAATLGNLFIPRV